The Pseudomonadota bacterium DNA segment AGCGTGTGGGTGTAGAACTCGCCGCGGAAGTCGAGCTTCTCCCCCTGATACCAGCAGGCCCAGATGGCCCGCATGGCCAGGATGAACTCCCGCATGCGCGCCGCCGGGTGCGACCAGGGCATGCTGAAGCGCTTGGTGACGTGGGGCCGGATCTGGGAGCCCAGGCCCAGGATGAAGCGCCCCTGGGAGTACGCCTGGAGGTCGTTCCCGATGTTGGCCAGCAGCATCGGGTTGCGCGCGAAGGCCACCGCGATGGAGGTCATCAGCTCCACCCGCTCGCTGTGCTCCGCGGCCAGGAGCAGCGGAAAGAAGGGATCGCTCCCGATCTCCGCCGTGACCACGCCGTCGTACCCATGGGCCTCGGCTTCCCGGACCCGGTCCGGCACCTCGGACAGCGAGCCGAACAACGGTGCGTCGATCTTCACGGCATCCTCCTGTGGCGCGTCCGGGAGAGGTCCTCGGAACGAGAAGCCCCGGGGCGGAAGCGAATCCGATCGCAAGGGCGGCCGCAATCACCGCTTCCCGGCGCGCAGTCTCCCGGAGACACGTCTCGAACAGGTAGTACAGGCCGCCAATCAAAGCCCGCTTGGTGCGATCAAGGCGCGAGGTGGCCAACGTCGAACAGAGGGCTCGAACCCCTGGACGTACGCGGATGCGGGGCCTCTCCGAAACTCGAACGCCCCCAACCCCGCCCCATCCTCCACCAGCCCCAGGTCCCCGATCATGCACTTGGATCGGAGGCGCAAGAAGTGACGGAGCTTGC contains these protein-coding regions:
- a CDS encoding LLM class flavin-dependent oxidoreductase translates to MFGSLSEVPDRVREAEAHGYDGVVTAEIGSDPFFPLLLAAEHSERVELMTSIAVAFARNPMLLANIGNDLQAYSQGRFILGLGSQIRPHVTKRFSMPWSHPAARMREFILAMRAIWACWYQGEKLDFRGEFYTHTL